The Gammaproteobacteria bacterium genome has a segment encoding these proteins:
- a CDS encoding PEGA domain-containing protein: MNRALMLATPAGEREILAQDLPVRIGAAESADIRLPGAVTGEMIALIGVLDDRLFLQATGSASVPLTLGGEPVTTTRWLNDGDVVAAGALRVACQFTPQATRLSVSYADSGYRTLPPPASEAQSGEAAPISPHRNRLPASREAPRAWRWAIYAGFALLAAVALHLFTARAVRVEVEPAGAAVRLGGSWLPVRIGASYLLRPGSYEVSMSADGYRPLTAPITVTDAPSQALRFTLEKLPGRLAIEAGIDAPLVVTVDGQTAEQSDDGTYPAPAGTRRLIVAADRYLPFETTLEVEGRGLRQQVAATLRPNWADVVLATEPPGASVAVAGQSQGLTPVTVAVPAGDTDVELRKEGYKPWRQRLTVSAGQKLELPLVRLQESDGLLDVKSSPAGAAVTIDGRYRGTTPIELEIAPGRTHEVIVAKPGYETVTRSLQIEKRGAATLSIDLTERLGILRIVSDQEDARLWVNGEARGSANQELSLPAVAQKIEVRKAGFVTFATTVTPRPGFAQRVEAHLLTPQQAVLAATPQTLTTRQGMVLRLVEPGEFTFGAPRREQGRRPNETERPVRITRRYYLGTREISNREYREFKPNHTSGAEKFRQLAVPSHPAVMLSWEDAASYCNWLSDRDELPPAYKLEAGALRLAVPATTGYRLPTEAEWEWASRYNGGGGARRYPWGDNMPPTAGSGNFADQSARGIVPNVLADFNDGFPVSAPVGSFAVSPLGLFDIGGNAAEWVNDIYTVYPTGPEVLVDPVGPASGQYHVIRGSSWRHASISELRLAHRDFGNQGRFDVGFRIARNVD, from the coding sequence TTGAACCGGGCACTGATGCTGGCCACCCCGGCGGGTGAGCGCGAGATCCTGGCGCAGGATCTGCCGGTCCGCATCGGTGCCGCGGAGTCGGCCGACATCCGCTTGCCCGGTGCCGTAACCGGCGAAATGATCGCGCTGATCGGTGTCCTCGACGATCGGCTGTTCCTACAGGCTACCGGCAGCGCCTCGGTGCCATTGACGCTCGGCGGCGAGCCGGTCACGACCACGCGCTGGTTGAACGACGGCGACGTGGTGGCCGCAGGCGCGCTGCGCGTCGCCTGCCAGTTCACGCCGCAGGCCACGCGCCTGTCGGTCAGCTACGCCGACAGCGGCTACCGGACCCTGCCGCCGCCCGCCAGCGAGGCGCAGTCCGGCGAGGCCGCGCCGATCAGCCCGCACCGTAACCGGCTGCCCGCGAGCCGCGAGGCGCCGCGGGCCTGGCGCTGGGCGATCTACGCCGGGTTCGCCCTGTTGGCTGCCGTCGCGCTGCACCTGTTCACCGCCCGGGCGGTGCGCGTGGAGGTGGAGCCGGCGGGTGCCGCGGTGCGCCTCGGCGGAAGCTGGCTTCCGGTGCGTATCGGCGCGAGCTACCTGCTGCGTCCCGGAAGCTACGAGGTCTCGATGAGCGCGGACGGTTACCGGCCCCTCACGGCGCCGATCACGGTGACCGATGCGCCGAGCCAGGCGCTGCGGTTCACGCTCGAGAAACTGCCGGGCCGGCTTGCGATCGAGGCCGGCATCGATGCGCCGCTGGTCGTGACCGTCGATGGGCAGACGGCGGAGCAGTCCGACGACGGGACGTATCCCGCGCCGGCCGGTACGCGCAGGCTGATCGTCGCTGCCGACCGTTACCTGCCGTTCGAAACGACGCTCGAGGTCGAGGGTCGCGGCCTGCGCCAGCAGGTTGCGGCGACGCTCAGGCCCAACTGGGCGGACGTCGTGCTTGCAACCGAGCCACCCGGGGCAAGTGTTGCGGTGGCGGGCCAGAGCCAGGGTCTGACGCCCGTGACGGTCGCGGTGCCTGCCGGCGACACCGACGTCGAGCTTCGCAAGGAAGGCTACAAGCCGTGGCGGCAGCGGCTGACCGTCAGCGCCGGCCAGAAGCTCGAGCTGCCGCTCGTCCGTTTGCAGGAAAGCGATGGCCTGCTCGACGTCAAAAGCAGCCCGGCGGGCGCTGCAGTCACCATCGACGGACGTTATCGCGGGACGACTCCCATCGAGCTGGAGATCGCGCCAGGCCGTACGCACGAAGTCATCGTCGCGAAACCGGGCTACGAGACGGTGACGCGCTCGCTGCAGATCGAGAAGCGCGGTGCGGCGACGCTGAGCATCGACCTCACCGAACGGCTCGGCATCCTGCGCATCGTGAGCGACCAGGAAGACGCCCGGCTGTGGGTGAACGGCGAGGCGCGCGGCAGCGCGAACCAGGAGCTGTCCCTGCCCGCGGTCGCGCAGAAGATCGAGGTGCGCAAGGCGGGTTTTGTAACGTTTGCCACCACCGTGACGCCGCGGCCGGGGTTTGCGCAACGCGTCGAGGCGCACCTGCTGACGCCGCAGCAGGCCGTGCTGGCCGCGACGCCACAGACGCTGACGACCAGGCAGGGGATGGTGCTGCGCCTCGTCGAGCCCGGCGAGTTCACCTTCGGTGCGCCACGCCGCGAGCAGGGTCGTCGTCCCAATGAGACCGAGAGGCCGGTGCGCATCACGCGGCGTTATTACCTCGGCACGCGCGAGATCAGCAACCGGGAGTACCGCGAGTTCAAACCCAATCACACCTCCGGCGCCGAGAAGTTCCGGCAACTGGCGGTCCCCTCGCATCCGGCGGTCATGCTGAGCTGGGAGGATGCGGCCAGCTACTGCAACTGGCTGAGCGATCGCGACGAGCTGCCCCCCGCCTACAAGCTCGAAGCGGGGGCGCTGCGGCTCGCGGTGCCGGCCACGACCGGCTACCGCCTGCCGACGGAAGCGGAGTGGGAATGGGCGAGCCGTTACAATGGCGGCGGCGGGGCGCGTCGTTATCCGTGGGGCGACAACATGCCGCCCACGGCGGGTTCGGGCAACTTCGCCGACCAGTCCGCGCGCGGCATCGTGCCGAACGTGCTGGCGGATTTTAACGATGGCTTTCCCGTGTCGGCGCCGGTCGGCTCGTTCGCGGTGAGTCCGCTCGGGCTGTTCGACATCGGCGGCAACGCGGCGGAATGGGTGAATGACATCTACACCGTGTATCCCACAGGGCCGGAGGTGCTGGTGGACCCGGTCGGGCCGGCGAGCGGGCAGTACCATGTGATCCGAGGTTCGAGCTGGCGGCATGCGAGCATCAGCGAGCTGCGTCTGGCGCACCGGGACTTCGGCAACCAGGGCCGCTTCGATGTAGGTTTCAGGATTGCGCGCAATGTGGACTGA
- a CDS encoding protein kinase produces the protein MQPLTAGLDLAGRFRLIRELGRGGLGEVWLAEDTAQARRVALKFPAPRSLETLRAGFDQARRLVHPGIVAVQEIVAGPRPFLVMQYIDGGDIGALRGADFGTIIEALLPVAEALEYAHRQGVVHRDLKPANVLRDRQGRCFIADFGATAGGGTLPGMSPQQLDGEPPAANDDVYGFGALLYELIAGVPPFHPQVTAERIRSAVPQVPASDLTGQTLPATLQRLLESLLQKRPAQRPAGMAAVRASLEAVLDDAALQRPGAAIRPVARKRAADEPVATGPPVAALPGARTGWPAAAVYGAGALLVLVAALVIFYLPTLVRERGALAPAVAPSAPVAPAAAPAAATAAVSQAELDHALGEFLRLDDELRKRNAERWGGEQWSELRRLADQSDVAYRNRDVVAALGGYRTAASAAQALLDRAPEVLAQALRAGEAGLAAGDQARAIAAFETALAVAPDHREAAQGLSRARNLDKLQALLHEATLAEANGQKERALAVYRQAAALDPAARAAAEAVTRLEAAAASDAFQAQMARGFAAQARGELGAAREAFAAALRLRPGEAQAAAALAQVDSDRQLQRLAALQSEATGFEQQERWADAAGRYEAALALDPNLADARRALEHARARAALAEQLQGEIGNAEYFNDDTRLARARAVLERARAVTAPGPVLSQQTAELERLVGLAVIPVDVTFESDNLTEVTLFKVGRLGTFANRNMALRPGLYTAVGSRSGFRDVRRSFRVVAGETGTRVVVRCEEPI, from the coding sequence ATGCAGCCGCTGACGGCGGGATTGGACCTGGCCGGGCGTTTCCGGCTGATCCGCGAGCTCGGGCGCGGCGGTCTGGGCGAGGTGTGGCTCGCCGAGGACACCGCACAGGCACGGCGCGTGGCGCTCAAGTTTCCCGCGCCCAGGTCTCTCGAGACGCTGCGTGCGGGCTTCGACCAGGCGCGCCGCCTGGTGCATCCCGGGATCGTAGCGGTGCAGGAGATCGTCGCCGGGCCCCGGCCGTTTCTCGTCATGCAGTACATCGACGGCGGGGATATCGGTGCGCTGCGCGGCGCAGACTTCGGCACCATCATCGAGGCGTTGCTGCCGGTGGCCGAGGCGCTCGAGTACGCGCATCGCCAGGGCGTGGTGCATCGGGACCTCAAGCCGGCCAACGTGCTGCGCGACCGGCAGGGCCGTTGCTTCATCGCCGACTTCGGCGCGACAGCCGGTGGCGGCACACTGCCCGGCATGAGCCCGCAGCAGCTCGACGGCGAGCCGCCGGCAGCGAATGACGACGTCTACGGTTTTGGCGCCTTGTTGTACGAACTGATCGCGGGCGTGCCGCCGTTTCACCCGCAGGTCACGGCCGAGCGCATCCGCAGCGCCGTGCCGCAGGTCCCGGCCAGCGATCTCACCGGCCAGACGCTGCCGGCGACGCTGCAGCGCCTGCTCGAGTCGCTGCTGCAGAAGCGCCCGGCGCAGCGCCCGGCCGGCATGGCCGCCGTGCGCGCCTCGCTCGAGGCGGTACTGGACGACGCGGCGTTGCAACGGCCCGGTGCCGCAATCCGGCCGGTAGCGCGCAAGCGCGCGGCCGATGAGCCGGTCGCCACGGGGCCGCCGGTCGCGGCGCTGCCCGGTGCGCGCACCGGGTGGCCGGCGGCTGCGGTCTACGGTGCCGGTGCGCTCCTCGTGCTCGTTGCGGCGCTGGTCATTTTTTATCTGCCGACGCTCGTCCGTGAACGCGGCGCGCTGGCGCCGGCCGTTGCGCCCAGTGCGCCGGTCGCACCTGCGGCAGCACCTGCCGCCGCGACCGCCGCGGTATCACAGGCCGAGCTGGACCACGCGCTCGGAGAGTTTCTGCGACTCGATGACGAGCTTCGCAAGCGCAACGCCGAGCGCTGGGGCGGTGAGCAATGGTCGGAGCTGCGCCGGCTGGCCGATCAGAGCGATGTGGCTTACCGCAATCGCGATGTCGTCGCGGCGCTTGGCGGCTACCGCACAGCAGCCAGCGCGGCGCAGGCACTGCTCGATCGTGCGCCGGAGGTGCTCGCGCAGGCGCTGCGCGCCGGTGAGGCGGGTCTTGCCGCCGGCGACCAGGCGCGAGCGATCGCTGCCTTTGAAACCGCACTCGCCGTGGCGCCCGATCACCGCGAGGCCGCCCAGGGCCTGAGCCGCGCGCGCAATCTCGACAAGCTGCAGGCCCTGCTGCACGAAGCGACCCTCGCTGAGGCGAACGGGCAGAAGGAGCGGGCGCTCGCGGTGTACCGCCAGGCGGCGGCCCTCGATCCGGCGGCGCGCGCCGCGGCCGAAGCGGTGACGCGGCTCGAAGCGGCTGCCGCCAGCGACGCGTTCCAGGCGCAGATGGCGCGCGGCTTCGCGGCGCAGGCGCGAGGTGAACTTGGCGCGGCCCGCGAGGCGTTCGCGGCGGCCCTGCGCCTGCGACCGGGCGAAGCGCAGGCCGCCGCCGCGCTGGCGCAGGTGGATTCCGACCGGCAACTGCAGCGGCTTGCGGCCCTGCAGTCGGAGGCGACCGGGTTCGAGCAGCAGGAACGCTGGGCCGATGCCGCAGGTCGTTACGAGGCGGCGCTGGCACTCGATCCGAACCTGGCCGACGCGCGGCGCGCGCTCGAGCACGCGCGCGCAAGGGCGGCGCTTGCCGAGCAGTTGCAAGGCGAAATCGGCAACGCGGAGTACTTCAACGACGACACCCGGCTCGCCAGGGCCCGCGCGGTGCTCGAGCGCGCTCGTGCGGTCACGGCGCCGGGGCCGGTGCTCAGCCAGCAGACCGCCGAACTCGAGCGGCTCGTCGGGCTTGCCGTGATCCCGGTCGATGTGACGTTCGAGTCCGACAATCTCACCGAGGTGACGTTGTTCAAGGTCGGCCGGCTCGGCACGTTTGCGAACCGCAACATGGCGCTGCGTCCGGGCCTGTACACGGCCGTCGGCAGCCGGAGCGGATTTCGTGATGTGCGGCGCAGCTTTCGGGTCGTGGCCGGGGAAACCGGCACGCGGGTGGTGGTGCGTTGCGAGGAGCCGATTTGA
- a CDS encoding vWA domain-containing protein, whose translation MARRRKIEVFSLSFLDCISCGFGAVVLLFVIINSQVAARASKAGEQVAGETSRIEEEVLDGRKDLVRLRNSVRDERERNEIVAGEARRIELLLKKLREELASSKDDTTARRESVEQLKADIRQLEEANKRLAARVAEAEPATGQRVRSFVGDGNRQYLTGIHMGGSRVLILLDASASMLGRTFVNVVRFRSMNDERKLRAPKWRQAVKTVDWLTTQIRPGSRVQIYVFNEEARSVVDGTDGQWIEVRDGQELTRAVAALRKVVPQKGTSLVNAFEALKRLDPPPDNVFLITDGLPTQGSRAPATPEDVRADKRVSFMVQATRALPRRIPVNVILLPMDGDPDAAGLFWNLAMVSGGSMLTPSRDWP comes from the coding sequence GTGGCGCGTAGACGCAAGATCGAGGTCTTCAGCCTGTCGTTCCTGGACTGCATATCCTGTGGTTTCGGCGCCGTCGTGCTGCTGTTCGTCATCATCAATTCCCAGGTGGCGGCGCGCGCCAGCAAGGCGGGCGAACAGGTCGCCGGCGAGACCAGCCGTATCGAGGAGGAGGTGCTCGACGGGCGCAAGGATCTGGTGCGCCTGCGCAACTCGGTGCGCGACGAACGGGAACGCAACGAGATCGTGGCGGGCGAGGCGCGCCGCATCGAGCTGTTGCTGAAAAAGCTGCGTGAGGAACTCGCCAGCAGCAAGGACGACACCACCGCCCGCCGGGAGAGTGTCGAGCAGCTCAAGGCCGACATACGCCAGCTCGAGGAGGCGAACAAGCGGCTCGCCGCCCGGGTGGCCGAGGCCGAGCCCGCGACCGGGCAGCGTGTGCGATCGTTCGTCGGGGACGGCAATCGCCAGTATCTCACCGGCATCCACATGGGCGGCAGCCGCGTGCTGATCCTGCTGGATGCCTCCGCCAGCATGCTCGGGCGCACCTTCGTCAACGTGGTCCGGTTCCGCAGCATGAACGATGAGCGCAAGCTGCGCGCACCGAAGTGGCGCCAGGCGGTCAAGACGGTGGACTGGCTCACGACGCAGATTCGTCCGGGCAGCCGCGTGCAGATCTACGTGTTCAACGAGGAGGCACGCAGCGTCGTGGACGGCACGGACGGGCAGTGGATCGAGGTCCGCGACGGCCAGGAGCTCACGCGCGCAGTGGCCGCGCTGCGCAAGGTGGTGCCGCAGAAGGGCACGAGTCTCGTCAATGCCTTCGAGGCGCTGAAGCGGCTCGATCCGCCGCCGGACAATGTCTTCCTGATCACCGACGGCCTGCCGACACAGGGCTCCAGGGCGCCGGCAACGCCGGAGGATGTCCGTGCCGACAAGCGGGTGAGCTTCATGGTGCAGGCCACGCGGGCATTGCCACGCCGCATCCCGGTCAACGTGATCCTGCTGCCGATGGACGGTGACCCGGATGCCGCCGGGTTGTTCTGGAATCTCGCCATGGTGAGTGGCGGCTCCATGCTCACCCCGTCGCGGGACTGGCCGTAA
- a CDS encoding MotA/TolQ/ExbB proton channel family protein — protein MNSTFSREFVFQLFALIIAVILVHGIYVTVVWPNAGAVLAEQRARMAQDPDFVPESSLWIIVKDYEQESCFVLALWCIAIIGYKGNALRRERRLLDEALIPIAEGVRVLPEDTREYLRQLQALPPADRASLLPRALQNALIRFGATRNVQDVASATHQLASSEGERLESELSMVRYILWAIPAIGFIGTVRGIGLALNMAHLAVEGDVSGVTENLGTAFNSTLIALLLSIPLMFLVHQLQLMQERLVFDVEAYTDDRLIRHLHTD, from the coding sequence ATGAACAGTACCTTTTCCCGCGAATTCGTCTTCCAGCTTTTTGCGCTGATCATTGCCGTGATCCTGGTGCACGGCATCTACGTCACGGTGGTCTGGCCGAACGCCGGTGCAGTGCTGGCCGAGCAACGCGCGCGGATGGCGCAGGACCCTGATTTCGTGCCCGAGTCTTCGCTCTGGATCATCGTCAAGGACTACGAGCAGGAGTCCTGTTTCGTGCTGGCGCTGTGGTGCATTGCGATCATCGGTTACAAGGGCAATGCGCTCAGGCGGGAGCGACGGCTGCTCGATGAGGCGTTGATTCCGATCGCCGAGGGTGTGCGGGTGCTGCCGGAGGACACGCGCGAGTACCTGCGCCAGCTGCAGGCGCTGCCGCCCGCCGACCGCGCGAGCCTGCTGCCACGCGCGCTGCAGAATGCGCTGATCCGTTTCGGCGCCACCCGCAACGTGCAGGACGTGGCATCGGCCACCCACCAGCTCGCGAGTTCCGAGGGGGAGCGGCTCGAGTCGGAGCTGTCCATGGTGCGCTACATCCTGTGGGCGATCCCGGCGATCGGCTTCATCGGCACGGTGCGCGGCATCGGGCTGGCGCTCAACATGGCGCACCTCGCGGTCGAGGGCGATGTCAGCGGCGTCACCGAGAATCTCGGCACGGCCTTCAACTCGACCCTCATCGCGCTGCTGCTCAGCATTCCGCTGATGTTTCTCGTGCACCAGTTGCAGCTGATGCAGGAGCGGCTGGTGTTCGATGTCGAGGCATACACGGATGATCGCCTGATCCGGCACCTGCACACCGACTGA
- a CDS encoding enoyl-CoA hydratase/isomerase family protein has protein sequence MTAAPLLVERQHQVLRLTINRPDRSNALSLALLDEIGATLTQHATDAGILCAVITAAGDRCFAAGGDLQELAAIRSDADTRAMSRRGRAALDQVRAFPVPVVAALNGHALGGGAELALACDLRVSAPHAEIGFLQAQLGVTTAWGGGIDLALTIGDRQALRMLATSARIETGRALDLGLIDWVCAPGQALDACLAMFLEPYLSRTREVLAGCKAPLADQRRRTHAQLAPIEEDHFVRTWTHPEHWAVLERATAGRG, from the coding sequence ATGACCGCCGCACCGTTACTCGTGGAACGCCAGCACCAGGTGCTGCGACTGACCATCAACCGCCCCGACCGGAGCAATGCCCTGTCGCTTGCGCTGCTCGACGAGATTGGCGCAACGCTCACGCAACACGCCACGGACGCCGGCATCCTCTGCGCCGTCATTACCGCGGCCGGCGATCGCTGCTTCGCCGCCGGCGGCGACCTGCAGGAACTCGCGGCGATCCGCTCCGATGCGGACACCCGCGCAATGAGCCGGCGCGGCCGCGCCGCGCTCGATCAGGTACGCGCCTTCCCGGTGCCGGTCGTCGCCGCACTGAACGGTCATGCGCTGGGGGGTGGCGCGGAACTCGCGCTGGCCTGCGACCTGCGCGTCAGCGCCCCGCACGCCGAGATCGGATTCCTGCAGGCGCAGCTCGGCGTCACCACCGCCTGGGGCGGCGGGATCGACCTCGCGCTGACCATCGGCGACCGCCAGGCGCTGCGCATGCTCGCGACCAGCGCGCGGATCGAGACCGGGCGGGCGCTCGATCTCGGCCTCATCGACTGGGTCTGCGCTCCCGGCCAGGCACTCGACGCCTGTCTCGCCATGTTTCTCGAACCGTATCTGTCACGCACGCGCGAGGTGCTCGCCGGGTGCAAGGCACCGCTCGCCGACCAGCGCCGGCGCACGCACGCGCAACTCGCGCCGATCGAAGAAGACCATTTCGTGCGCACCTGGACCCACCCGGAGCACTGGGCTGTGCTCGAGCGTGCTACCGCCGGGCGGGGGTAA
- a CDS encoding MaoC family dehydratase has translation MALAETLAQLSRQIGTEVHVSDWLEITQPMVDDFARATRDQQWIHVDAKRAAAQSPYGSTIAHGYFTLSLYPYLRGLVDESKPLFPGVRNIINYGINKLRFPGAVPVGSRIRARCRIVAAEEVKDSLQLTEEYTVEVEGQSRPACVAECVMRLYF, from the coding sequence ATGGCACTCGCCGAAACACTCGCGCAACTTTCCCGGCAGATCGGCACCGAGGTGCATGTCAGCGACTGGCTCGAGATCACCCAGCCAATGGTCGACGACTTTGCCCGCGCCACACGCGACCAGCAATGGATCCACGTCGACGCGAAACGTGCCGCAGCCCAGTCGCCATACGGCTCCACCATCGCGCACGGATATTTCACGCTGTCCCTGTATCCCTACCTGCGCGGACTCGTCGACGAAAGCAAACCGCTGTTCCCCGGCGTGCGCAACATCATCAATTACGGCATCAACAAACTGCGCTTCCCGGGTGCCGTGCCGGTCGGCAGTCGCATCCGCGCGCGCTGCAGGATCGTCGCGGCGGAGGAGGTGAAGGACAGCCTGCAACTCACCGAGGAATACACCGTCGAGGTCGAAGGCCAGTCCCGCCCCGCCTGCGTGGCGGAGTGCGTGATGCGCCTGTACTTCTGA
- a CDS encoding FHA domain-containing protein, with translation MPIAALELNDASLAMAGPGDVSLLGPGYAADLDGVLRFGDEACALVRAKPRLAQRRYWAEMAEAPLPQPLARCRSSADLVHEHLAHLWSLCAGADGVVLVGMPEWSAGQLGLLLGIARDIGMPVTGLVDAAVAASRRPCPGRSIWHLQATLENAFITRVGQEGGAARFVARETVERCGIEALERGCAAFIARQFVEGSRFDPLHDAASEQQLYDRLPGWLLVASRAAQAPASMEYAGQRFEARLDASALRERIARLWEPVTQKLRARFSPHEPSVLLVHPRLADFPGLLETLSRLPACTVMLLEPGAAARGALRLGAGNGAEGAVRLTTTLPFDQPPADMGPADASVAAPAPSHIVFEGRAWRLSDGELHIGTGLEADEYGIRISADAAGVSRRHCTIRVESGRVIVHDQSRYGTLLNGHRIEGAAALQAGDVLSLGQPPRQFTLIVEVDRGA, from the coding sequence ATGCCCATCGCAGCCCTGGAACTGAACGATGCAAGCCTGGCGATGGCCGGGCCGGGCGACGTGTCACTCCTCGGCCCCGGTTACGCGGCGGATCTCGACGGGGTTCTGCGTTTCGGCGATGAAGCCTGTGCACTGGTGCGCGCGAAGCCGCGCCTTGCGCAGCGCCGTTACTGGGCCGAGATGGCCGAAGCCCCGCTGCCGCAGCCGCTCGCGCGCTGCCGCAGCTCCGCGGACCTCGTGCACGAGCACCTCGCGCACCTGTGGTCGCTCTGTGCAGGCGCCGATGGCGTGGTGCTCGTCGGGATGCCGGAATGGTCGGCCGGGCAGCTCGGCCTGTTGCTCGGCATCGCCCGCGACATCGGCATGCCGGTCACGGGACTGGTCGACGCCGCGGTAGCCGCGAGCCGCCGTCCCTGCCCGGGGCGCTCGATCTGGCATCTGCAGGCCACGCTGGAGAATGCCTTCATTACCCGAGTCGGCCAGGAGGGTGGCGCGGCGCGCTTCGTCGCGCGCGAGACCGTCGAGCGCTGCGGGATCGAGGCGCTGGAGCGCGGCTGCGCGGCTTTCATCGCCCGCCAGTTCGTCGAGGGCTCGCGTTTCGACCCGTTGCACGACGCCGCGAGCGAGCAGCAGCTCTACGACCGGCTCCCGGGCTGGTTGCTCGTGGCTTCCCGGGCGGCGCAGGCTCCGGCATCAATGGAGTACGCCGGCCAGCGCTTCGAGGCGCGTCTCGATGCGTCGGCGCTGCGCGAGCGCATCGCGCGGCTGTGGGAGCCGGTGACGCAGAAACTGCGCGCGCGATTTTCGCCGCACGAACCCTCGGTGCTGCTGGTGCATCCGCGGCTCGCGGATTTCCCGGGCCTGCTCGAGACTCTGTCGCGCCTGCCCGCCTGCACCGTCATGCTGCTAGAGCCGGGTGCTGCGGCCCGGGGCGCGTTGCGTCTCGGTGCCGGCAATGGCGCCGAGGGAGCGGTGCGGCTGACGACCACGCTGCCGTTCGACCAGCCGCCGGCCGATATGGGGCCGGCCGATGCGTCGGTCGCGGCACCGGCACCGAGCCACATCGTGTTCGAGGGGCGGGCCTGGCGGCTCAGCGACGGTGAGTTGCACATCGGCACCGGGCTCGAGGCGGACGAGTACGGCATCCGGATCAGTGCCGACGCGGCCGGCGTGTCGCGTCGGCACTGCACCATCCGTGTGGAATCAGGGCGCGTGATCGTGCACGACCAGAGTCGCTACGGCACGCTGCTCAACGGACATCGCATCGAGGGTGCGGCGGCGCTGCAGGCCGGCGACGTGCTCTCGCTCGGTCAGCCACCGCGGCAGTTCACGCTCATTGTCGAGGTCGATCGTGGCGCGTAG
- a CDS encoding VWA domain-containing protein, whose product MARRREVEVFSLSFLDAICCGFGAVIMLLVLNKAGEPRIIEQAKTERRELIAALQEELVRIRGETDILNRDRLTVEEQLSQNRDALARLQGDLSRIRGQFAASKQQGVDTDAEGDLLAARQRLTDEMRALLANYRPPADDTTVGGIPVDSQYIIFVIDTSGSMFQGPWRLVLRKVSETLQVHPRVKGIQVLNDEGKYMFPSYAGKWIPDSPNTRRRIINTLSNWSPYSDSSPVEGIAEAISTFYEPGKSVAIFVFGDDFPTGQVEAVSRYVERINKADELGNRLVRIHGVGFPTQLAGGRIGNALRFANLMRTLCERNGGTFVALTTLN is encoded by the coding sequence ATGGCGCGGCGACGCGAAGTCGAGGTCTTCAGCCTGTCGTTCCTCGACGCGATCTGCTGCGGCTTCGGCGCCGTCATCATGTTGCTCGTGCTGAACAAGGCCGGCGAACCGCGGATCATCGAGCAGGCGAAGACCGAGCGGCGCGAATTGATCGCAGCCCTGCAGGAGGAACTCGTCCGGATTCGCGGTGAGACCGACATCCTCAATCGCGACAGGCTGACAGTGGAGGAGCAACTGTCGCAGAACCGGGACGCACTGGCGCGCCTGCAGGGTGATCTCAGCAGGATCCGCGGCCAGTTTGCGGCCAGCAAGCAGCAGGGTGTCGATACAGACGCCGAGGGCGATCTGCTGGCTGCGCGCCAGCGCCTCACGGACGAGATGCGGGCACTGCTCGCCAACTACCGCCCGCCGGCGGACGACACCACCGTCGGCGGAATTCCGGTGGACAGCCAGTACATCATCTTCGTGATCGATACCTCCGGTAGCATGTTCCAGGGGCCCTGGCGGCTGGTGTTGCGCAAGGTGTCGGAAACACTGCAGGTCCATCCGCGCGTCAAGGGCATCCAGGTGCTCAATGACGAGGGCAAGTACATGTTCCCGAGTTACGCGGGCAAGTGGATTCCGGATTCGCCGAACACGCGACGGCGCATCATCAACACCCTGTCGAACTGGAGCCCCTACAGCGACTCCAGCCCCGTGGAAGGTATTGCGGAGGCGATCAGCACGTTTTACGAGCCCGGCAAGTCGGTCGCCATTTTCGTGTTCGGCGACGATTTTCCGACGGGGCAGGTCGAGGCGGTCTCCCGCTACGTCGAGCGCATCAACAAGGCCGATGAGCTGGGCAACCGCCTCGTGCGCATACACGGAGTAGGGTTCCCGACGCAGCTCGCCGGCGGGCGCATCGGCAATGCGCTGCGCTTCGCCAACCTGATGCGCACGCTCTGCGAGCGCAACGGCGGGACGTTCGTGGCGCTGACGACGCTCAACTGA